The genome window AGACCTCCGGAGTCATGGCGCGAAAGGATAGCCCGGCCCCGGGGCGCGTGGGGGGCGGGGACGTTCCTGTAAGTCGGTTGCAATCAGCCGGAGGCGCCCGCCGTAAGGCCCTACGGGCCTTGCCCCCTCGCTCGTCCACCCAGGAGCCTTGATGAACTCTTCGTCCCCCCTCTCCTTGGGCGCATTGCTGGCGCTCTTGTCCCTGTCCCCCACGGCCCGGGCCGCCGAGCCGGCCGCGCCCCCGAAGCCCCCCGTCCAGGCCCCCGCGTCGGACGCGGCGGAGAAGCTGGTGGGCATCTGGTCGGCGGACCCCGTCTACGGGCCGGAGGTCCAGGGCGAGCTGACGGTGTTCCGCGAGGGCACCACGTGGCGCGCGCGAATCTCGGGCTACGAGGCCACGGGACAGGTGGAGAAGGGCGCGCTGACGCTGGCCTTGCCGGGCGGGCAGGGGACGTTCCGGGCCACGGTGGCGGCGGATGGTCAGGTGCTCAGGGGCCACTGGGTGCAGCCGCGCGTCATGGTGGGCGGCGTGCGGTACGCGACGCCGGTGGAGTTGCGCTCGCTGCAGAAGGGCGTGTGGCGCGGGACGGTGAAGCCGTGGGCGGACCGCTTCACGCTGTACCTGGTCGTCTACAAGAAGCCGGATGGCGCCATCGCCGCGTACCTGAGGGACCCGGAGAAGGGCTTCGGACGGCAGTTCGCGCTGAACGTCTCCGTGCAGGGCAGCGCCGTGAAGCTGGTGGACCCGCGCGGGCCGACGACGTTCGAGGGCACTCTGGATGAGGATTCGGGCCGGCTGTCGGTGCCCATCTTCTTCCTGGGGAACCTCCAGTTCACCCGTCGCGAGAGGGACCAGGCGGTGGGCCTGTATCCGCGCACGCCCGCGCCGGGGGCGTACGTCTACCGTCCGCCCGTGGCCGAGCAGGACGGCTGGGCGACGGCGTCCCTGTCCGACGTGGGCATGGACGCAGCGCCCATCCAGGCGCTGATGCAGCGGCTCCTCGACACGGAAGTCGGCCCTGGTCCCGCGCAGCGCGTGCAGGGGGTGCTCATCGCGCGCAAGGGCAAGCTCGTGCTGGAGGAGTACTTCTACGGCTACGACAAGGAGCGGCTCCATGACCTGCGTTCGGCGTCCAAGACGCTTGCGCCGGTGCTGGTGGGCACCGCCATCCAGAAGGGCGCGAAGCTGTCTCCCCAGACGCCCGTCTACTCGATGTTCCCCGGCCATCAGCCGAAGGGGCCCGAGGACGCGCGCAGGGCGGGGCTGACGCTGGAGCACCTGATGACGATGACGTCGGGGTTCGACTGTGACGACGACAACGAGGAGACGCCCGGCAACGAGAACAACCTCCAGAACCAGGAGGGGGATTGGTACGCGTACACGCTGGATTTGCCCATGGGACGGGCGCCGGGTGAGACGCAGGCGGTGTATTGCTCGGCGGGCATCAACCTGGTGGGCGGCGTGGTGCGCAACGCGACGGGCACGTGGCTGCCCGAGCACTTCGAGCGCACCGTGGCCACGCCGCTCCAGTTCCGTCACTACGCGATGAACCTGATGCCGGATGGCGAGGCGTACCTGGGTGGCGGCCTCTACGCGCGGCCCCGGGACGCGCTGAAGTTGGGGCAGCTGTACCTGTCGGGCGGCGTGTGGAACGGCCGGCGCGTGGTGTCCAAGCAGTGGGTCGAGCGCTCCACCGCGCGGCACTCGGTGATGAGCCCCGAGCGCACCTACGGGTATGCGTGGTGGCGCCACGAGGTGCGCGTGGGCGAGCGCGTCTATGCGGAATACGAGGCGGGCGGCAACGGCGGGCAGTACGTCATGGTCATCCCCGAGTTGGAGCTCACGGTGATGTTCACCGGGGGCAATTACGGGCAGTTCAACGTCTGGAAGACCTTCCGGGAGGAATTGCTGCCCCGATACATCCTCGCGGCCGTGCGGCGGTAGGGGCGGGGGAGGGGGCGTCGGGCCCGTCTTGGCTCGACGCCCGGGGCGGAACGCGGGTAGAAGGCCGGTGCAATGGAGCCTGTTTCGAAGCCGAAAGTCTCACTGGTGACCGAAATCTCGAGGGAGTTCACCTTCGAGGCCGCGCACTTCCTCCCCAACGTCCCGCCGGGGCACAAGTGCTCGCGCGTCCACGGGCACAGCTATCGCGTCGAAGTCACGGTGCGCGGGCCGGTGGACCCGCACTACGGCTGGGTCGTCGACTTCGCCACGCTCACCGAGGCCTGGCAGGCGATGCACGCGCAGCTGGACCACCGGCTGTTGAACGACGTGCCGGGGCTGGAGAACCCCACCAGCGAGCTTCTGGCCGCCTGGGTCTTCGGCAAGCTGAGCTTCCCCACCGCGAAGGTGGTGAAGATTCGCGTCGCGGAGACCTGCACGTCGCAGTGTGTCGTCTATCCCGAAGAGGGCTGACTCACTCGCGCAGCAGCAGCCCGCCGTCGAGCACCAGCTCCGCGCCGGTCATCCAGGACGCGCCCAGCAGGTGGCGCACGGCCTCGGCGACGTCCTCCGGATGTCCCAGTCTGCCGAGGGGATGCAGTGAGCGCAGGCCCGCGAGCTGGGCCTCCTGACGGCGGGCGTACTCCTCGGGCGGTGGCGTCGCCTCGCCCGGTGCGAGCCTCACCTCGCGCACCATGTCCGTCTCCACGACTCCGGGTAGCACGGCGTTGGCGCGCACGCCCCGGGCCGCGCCGGCCAGCGCGAGGACCTTCATCACCTGGAGCAGGCCCGCCTTCGCCGCGCTGTACACCGCGCTGGTGACGATGGGCCGCGTGGCCAGCGTGGACGCGACGAAGACCTGCGCGCCGCCGGGCTCCAGCACCTCCAGCGCCTGCTCACCCAATCGCAACGGCGCGATGAGGTTGATTTCGAGCTGGGAGCGCAGGACGTCCTCGCCGATGTGTCCCGGTGGTTGATGCACCACCTGGCCGGCGCTGTGGACGAAGCCATCCAGTCCGCCCAGCAGCTCCGCGGCCCGACGCAGCAGTCCCTCGCGCTCCGTGGGGGACGACACGTCACAGGGAAGGGCGAACGCTTGTCCGGGCCAGGTGCGTGTCACCTCGTTGAGGACGTCCGCGCGACGACCCGTCACGACGACGCGGCCACCCGCGCGCAGCAACGTCTCCGCCACTGCGCGGCCGATGCCCGTGCCGCCTCCGGTGATGAGCACCTTCCGGGTGCCTGACGGCGTCATGAGCAGGGCTCCCGGTGAGCATCGACCTGTGCGCGGTGGCCGCTCGGGGGGACGGGCACGCGGGGCGCTCTCGCGGGGCTGGCGCCACCGGGAGGGGCGTCGTTCGAGCGGGAGTCGCTCCTGCGTCCTTCGGGCTCGGCCCCATGCGCGTCCGTTGCCACCGTGCTCACGCGCGCGGCCCCGTCGAGGACTCCGAGGCGACCAGCTCGTCGTGCGGATAGTAGGAGGTGCCCGTGACGGGCGTCAGGCCCTCGGGAGGCGCCTCGGTCTCCACCTCGTCCGACGGGATGAAGCCCGGCTTGTCGACGCAGAGCACGGTCTGCTCCGTGGACGAGGGGTTGTCGTAGCGATGCGGGAAGCCTCGCGGCCAGTGGAACGCCTGCCCCCGGGCCACGGGTCGGTGTTGCAGGTGCAGCCCTCCGCCCAGCACCAGCTCGCTCTCCTCCATCTTCTGGTGCACGTGCGTGGGGATGTGGCCCCCGGGTCTCACCCGCAGCCGGTAGACGCCGTAGCCCGTCCCCTCGTGGATGATGTCCACGCGGCCGAAGGACTTCTCCTCTTTGCCGTACACCATCTCCTCCGCGCTGCGGTGCACCTGGAGCGAGGGAATCGCCAGCCCGCCCAGCGCGTGGGGCTTGGTGACTCGCACCGTGGCCGCGTGGACCTGCGCGCGCGGCACGTCCTCGGTGGGCGGCGCCAGCACGTAGCGGCAGATGGCCTCGGCGGCGGACTCCAGCAACTCGAAGCGACACGACTCCAAGAGGAAGCGCAGCTCCCCCGCGAGCCGGCCGTAGTTCACCGTGTGCGAGAGCTTGCCGCCCGCCGCGGAGCGCGTGTCCAGGAACAGCGCCACGTCGACCTGCAGCGGCTGGGCGGAGATGCGCTCCCGATTGAAGATGCCCACGATGCAGTCCACCGTGAGGCCCCGCACCTCGATGACGTCCAGCGGTCGGCCAGCGGCCGTGGTGATGGTGGGGGGATGGAAGGCGTGCTCGATGCTCATGGCTTGTCCGGTAATGTAGGTCGCCCGTCCGTCCCAGGGAAACGCGGACACCGGCTCCCGTCTCCTCAGTAACAGGGTCGGACGGCGAAGGCACTGGCGACGGGCTCCCCAGGCCGTGCCCCGAGCGGTACCCGGGCACACCAGTCCCCCCTCGCCGAGGGCTCCGGTGGGCCCGCCAACACCCCGGTGGCCGCCCGCTTCCGTTTCCCGGATGGAGGTGCAATCCAGTGGCGTTGACTCCCGCGGGTCCTGGCCTCGGGGCGGTCAGTTGCGCGATTCTGTGCGCCACATGCTCCTCGTCCTCCTGGGTGTGCTGCTGTCCGCGAAGCCGGCGCCGGCCGCGAAGGTCTTCGTGCCGTGTCCCCAGGCCACGCCCGAGTGGACCGCGGCCCACGAGCGCCTCGTCGCGCTGGACGCGAAGCTGGAGTCGCTGCCCGAAGGCGTCGACGGCAAGCCGGGCGTGGCGGCGCTGCGCGAGCTGCTGTCCTCGCGCTGCTTCGAGCTGAGCCGCGAGGTGGACGAGCCGGTTCCCGAGGATGTCTCGCTGCTCGCCCTGAAGGACTGGTGGCGTCGGGGCGGGCGGACGTGGGTGGAGTCCTATCTGGAGCTTGGCAAGCCCGGAGTGCGCACGGTGGTGTTGCCGCCCACGGTGCGCGAGGTGTTGATGCTCGACACGGTGAAGCCGGACCACCGGCTCGCGCCGTGGCTGTGCGCCCTGGCGGACAGCGCCTGCATGAAGGAGACGGAGCCCTGGGCCGTCCGCGCCGAGGCATCCTTCGCCGCCAACCGTGAGGAGCAGGCGAAGCACCTCGCGAGCATCGCGGACGCGGACGCGGCGGGTGAGGGCTACGGACCCGCGTTCTGCGAGAAGGAAGCCCGCAAGAAGGCCAAGCGCTGGCGCTACCCCGCCTGGCGGCTGTGTCTGTCCAGCCATGGGGCCTCGGTGCGGATGCTCCCGCTGACGGGCCTGCGAGTCCCCTCGGAGGGGTGGCTGGTGCTGCGCGGACGCCGCGGGCACTACTCCTTCTGCGACGAGGTGCGCGCCTACCACCTGGGCACGGGCACGGCCTGGGTGTCCCAGAGCTGCAGCGAGCTGGCGCTGTACGAGGACGCGGAGCGCATCGGCCGCGTGGACGTGAAGACCACGGACGCGAACCGGCAGGCGCGCGTGGCGGTGGGGACGGTGAGCCGCGACGCGCTGCGAGAGCTGACGTGGATGCTCCTGTTGTCGGGCGAGCTCGATGACGTGCGCCGGCTCACGCCCATCCGCCAACCGGTTCCCCAGGGCTTCGCCATCGAGTGGCGGGAGCTCCCCGACGACTTCACCGTCGTGGGCGGTGTCTCCGGGGGCGTGGTGTGGGGCAACACCGGGCAGACCGTCCTCCGGTGGACGTGGTTCCCACCCGAGCGTGGCGAGCCGCTGTCGGGAGAGCTGACCTGGCCCGAGGCCTCGGACCCCGCCGATGACCATGCGGACACCTTGGTGGTGGCGCTCGAGAAGACCTTCCAGGCGGGCTGCCCGACGCGCCCCGCGCCCCTGGACCTGCTCGACTTCACCCGTCCGACCCCTGTCAATCGGGTCGACGCGCCCGAGGGCGTGGCCCAGGTCCAGGATGCCCGCGTCACCGCCCTGCGCGATTGGAAGCCGCCCCCGGGCTGCGCCGTCCCCGGCAAGTGAGGCCCGCGAGATTGCGTTGCGCTCCCGGCCTCCGGGCAATTAGTAATGGGATATGTTGCAAATTACCTCGGCGGTGAGGCGCGCCGCGCCTCGGGCGTTCCGTTCATCGGCACGCTGTTGTCCCTCCATGTGTCGCTAGCGTCGTCATCGGACCTCGCGCGGAGGGCCGGGCCACTTCACGGGTCCGGTGCGCCGCGCCGTCGGCTCCGAGCTCCTCGATAGGTACTGCCGTCTTCCCATCGGTGATGCGTGCACCGGAGGGTCGACGTGTGCCTCCACACCCCCGTGTGTCGCCCTCCGGCGGCTTTTGCCCCGCGAGGGTGACGTGCGCGTCGTCTCCCGTCCTGTTCCTGTCCGCTTGAGCCCATGACGTCGTAATCCCAGACACCTCCACGTCCTCCGTCGGCGACGTCGCGCGCCGGACGGGAGACGGATGCATCCCTAGAGCCATCCCTGTCCCCCGTCGGCGATGTCGCGCGCCGGACGGGAGACGTCCGTGAAGTCGTTCCTCGTCCTGTCACCCAGGGCCGTCGGCGGTGGGCGCGCTCGAGCGCGAACGCCACCGGTGTGTCCCGACCCTTGGAAGAAGTCGGAGTCCCCCAATGAATTGGAAGCGTGCAGCAGTCGGAGGGGCCCTGTCCCTCCCTCTCGTGGTCGGCGGTCTGGTCCTCGCGCGGAGCGAGAGCGCGGATGCGTCCGGTGGAGCAGGTGGTGCGAAGATGGCGGCGGCCCCCGTCGTCGCCGCGGAGGTCGTCACCCGGCAGGTGGCCGACAGCGCCGAGTTCACCGGCACGCTGGCGGCGGTGCAGAGCGTGGAGCTGCGGCCTCGCGTCGGCGGCTACGTCGACTCGGTGCGCTTCGCGGAGGGCGGGTTGGTGACGGCGGGGCAGGTGTTGTTCCAGCTCGACTCGCGCACCTTCGAGGCCGTACTGGACCGGGCGCGCGCGGACCTGCGCCAGGCCGAGGAGCGCCGGACGCTGGCCGAGAAGCGGTTCGAGCGCGGCGAGAAGCTGGTCGCCGAGCAGGCCATCTCGCAGGGGGACTTCGACGTGTTGACGGCGGAGCGCGCGGAGTCGCGTGCACGCGTCGAGTCCGCCAAGGCGGCGGTGCGTGGCGCGGAGGTCGACCTGCAGGACACGCGCGTGCGTGCGCCCGTGAGTGGACGGGTGGGGCGGGCGCTGGTGACGCAGGGCAACCTGGTCAGCGGCGGCGCGCTGCTCACGACCATCGTCTCGGTGGAGCCCTTCTACGTCTACTTCGACGTGGACGAGGCCACGTACCTGCGCTTCGCGGGGACGACATCCGGCGCGCGCGGGAAGGACGGGCGCGTCAACGCGGTGCCGGTGCGGGTGGCGTTGACGGGGGACGAGGGCTTCCCTCGCGAGGCGCGGCTCGACTTCCTGGACAATCAAGTGGTGGCGGGGACGGGCACGGCGCGAGCGCGCGCGGTGCTGCCCAATCCGGACGGGAAGCTGACGGCGGGGCTGTTCGCGAGGGTGCGGCTGGAGACGGGCGCGGCGCGGCCCACGGTCCTCATCCAGGACCTGGCGGTGGGCACGGACCAGAAGGGGCGCTACGTGTTGGTGGTGCGTCCGGACCAGACGCTGGAGCAGCGGCGCGTGGAACTGGGGACGACGGAGGGCGGCCTGCGGGTGGTGCGCTCGGGGCTGGCGGCGGGTGAGAAGGTGGTGCTCAAGGGCCTGGCCCGGCCGGGGATGGCGGTGGCGCCCACGCTGGTCGCCATGGCCGACTCCGAGCACGCCGAGGGGGCGCGGCCGTGAAGTTCGCGCACTTCTTCGTCGACCGGCCCATCTTCGCGGCCGTGTTGTCGGTGCTGCTCCTGATTGGCGGCGGCCTGTCGTTGTTGCAGTTGCCGTTGAGCGAGTACCCGGCCGTGTCTCCGCCCACGGTGGTGGTGCGCGCGGCCTATCCTGGCGCGGACCCGGCCGTCATCGCGGAGACGGTGGCCGCGCCGCTGGAGCAGGAGATCAACGGCGTGGAGGGCATGCTCTACATGTCCTCGCAGGCGACGAGCGATGGCCGGGTGGCGGTGACGATTACCTTCGGCATGGGCGTCAACCCGGACACGGCGCAGGTGCAGGTGCAGAATCGGGTGGCGCGCGCGATTCCGAGGCTGCCGGCGGAGGTGCAGCGGCTGGGCGTGCTCACGGAGAAGTCGAGCCCGGACCTGCTGATGGTGGTGCACCTGGTGTCCCCGGACGGGAAGCAGGACCCGCTCTATCTCTCCAACTACGCGGTGCTCCAGGTGCGGGACGTGCTCCAGCGCGTGCCCGGCGTGGGCAGCGTGAATGTGCTGGGCGCGGGTGAGTACAGCATGCGCGTCTGGCTGGACCCCCGGCTGCTCGCCGCGAGGGGCCTCACCGCGAGCGACGTGGTGGCGGCCATCCGTGAGCAGAACGTGCAGGTGGCCGCGGGTGTCATCGGGCAGCAGCCGGATGAGCGCTCCGCGTTCCAGCTCACCGTCACCACGCAGGGGCGGCTCACGGAGGAGGAGCAGTTCCGCGACATCGTGGTCAAGGTGGGCGAGGAGGGACAGGTGACGCGCCTGCGGGACGTGGCCCGCGTGGAGCTGGGCGCCAGCTCCTACTCCGTGCGAGCGCGGCTGGACGGCAAGTCGGCGGTGGCCATCGGCATCAGCCAGGCCTCCGGCTCCAACGCGCTGGATGTGTCCGCGGGCATCCGCGCGCGGATGACGGAGCTGAAGGAGGCCTTCCCCCAGGGCATGGAGTACAAGATTGCCTACGACCCGACACTCTTCGTGCGCGCGTCCATCCGCAACGTGGTGACGACGTTGCTGGAGGCGGTGGTGCTGGTGGTCTTGGTGGTGCTGCTGTTCCTCCAGACGTGGCGCGCCTCCATCATCCCGCTGGCCGCGGTGCCCGTGTCGCTGGTGGGCACGGCGGCGGTCATGCAGATGCTGGGCTTCTCGCTCAACACGCTGTCGCTCTTCGGCCTGGTGCTCTCCATCGGCATCGTGGTGGATGACGCCATCGTCGTCGTGGAGAACGTGGAGCGGCACATCGCGCAGGGCGTGAGCCCGAAGGAAGCGGCCCGCCGGGCGATGACGGAGGTGACGGGACCCATCATCGCGATTACCTCCGTGCTGTCGGCGGTCTTCGTCCCCACCGCGTTCCTGGGGGGATTGACGGGGCAGTTCTACCGACAGTTCGCGCTGACCATCGCCATCTCGACCATCCTCTCGGCGTTCAACTCGCTCACCCTCAGCCCGGCGCTCGCGGGTGTGCTGCTGCGCGGACACCATGGCCCGAAGGATGGCCTGACGCGCTTCATGGAGAAGGCGTTCGGCGGGTGGCTGTTCGGGCCGTTCAACCGCTTCTTCGACAAGGCCTCCACCGGCTACGTGTCGCTGGTTCGCCGGGTGGTGCGAGTCAGCGGGCTGGCGCTCGTCGTGTACGGAGGGCTGCTGGTGCTCACGTGGCTGGGCTTCGCGAAGGTGCCCGCGGGCTTCGTGCCGATGCAGGACAAGTACTACCTGGTGGGGCTCGCGCAGCTGCCGCCCGCGTCGTCGCTGGAGCGGACGGACGCGGTGGTGAAGAAGATGTCGGAGCTGATGCTGGCGGAGAAGGGCGTGGCCAATGTCGTGGCCTTCTCCGGCATCTCGATCAACGGCTTCGTCAACTCGCCCAACTCGGCCGTCGTGTTCGCCATCCTGGATGACTTCGAGAAGCGCCAGTCGCCGGAGCTGTCGGCCGGGGCCATCGCGGGGAAGCTCCAGGGCAAGCTCGCGGGAGTGCAGGAGGGCTTCGCGGCCATCTTCCCGCCGCCGCCAGTGCCGGGCATGGGCTCGACAGCGGGCTTCAAGCTGCAGGTGGAGGACCGGGCGGGGCTGGGTTCGCAGGCGCTGTACGAGGCCACACAGGCCCTGGTGCAGCGCGCGTCCACGGACCCGCAGGTGATGGGGTTGATGTCGGGGTTCGAGATCAACGTGCCGCAGCTCCACGCGGAAGTGGACCGGGTGAAGGCAAAGCAGCAGGGCGTGCCGTTGGGCTCGGTCTTCGAGACGCTCCAGATTCACCTGGGCTCGCTGTACGTGAACGACTTCAACCGCTTCGGTCGAACGTACCAGGTGAACGTGCAGGCGGACGCGAAGCACCGCATGGAGCCGGAGGACATCGGCCGGCTGCAGGTGCGCAACCCGCAGGGCGGCATGGTGCCGTTGGCCTCGTTGGTGGAGGTGACGCCGTCGTTCGGGCCGGACCAGGTGCTGCGCTACAACGGGTATCCCTCCGCGGACATCAACGGGGCGGCGGCGCCGGGTGTGAGCACGGGACAGGCGGTGGCGGCGATGGAGCGACTGGCGGCGGAGACGCTCCCGGCCGGCATGAGCTTCGAATGGACCGACCTGACGTACCAGGAGAAGCTCGCGGGCAAGGAAGGCCTGTTCGTCTTCCCGCTGGCCATCCTGTTGGCGTTCCTCATCCTGGCGGCGCAGTACAACAGTTGGACGTTGCCGCTGGCGGTGCTGCTCACGGTGCCGCTGGCGTTGCTCAGCGCGATTGCAGGCGTGTGGCTGGTGGGTGGGGACAACAACATCTTCACGCAGATTGGGCTCGTGGTGCTGGTGGGGCTCGCGGCGAAGAACGCCATCCTCATCGTCGAGTTCGCTCGGGCGCAGGAAGATGAAGGGATGGGCGTGGTGCAGGCGGCGCTGGAGGCGTGTCGGCTGCGGCTGCGGCCCATCCTGATGACGTCCATCGCGTTCATCATGGGCGTGGTGCCGTTGGCGGTGGCGACGGGCGCGGGCGCGGAGATGCGTCAGGCGATGGGCGTGGCGGTGTTCGCGGGCATGCTCGGCGTGACGTTGTTCGGCCTGGTGCTGACGCCCATCTTCTACATTGTCATCCGGAAGCTCGCGCTGCGCGGCGAGGAGCGGGAGGCCCCGGCCATCCCCGCCGGCGCGACGGGGGCGGAAGGGCACTGAGGCACGCGGAGGTTGTCGGGGGTCGAGGGGCCGTCTTCTCAGGGGGAAGGCGGCCTCTCGTGTTTGGGGCGAGGTGCACGGTTCTGGACGAAAGGTGCCGGCGTGCAGGGGGAGTGCCTAGCTTGGCCGCCAGGAGGTGCACGTGGCGAAGTCAGGGGCACGGTCCGGTGGGAAGGCGCGCGCGACGAAGGAGCGACGCTCGGACACGGCGCTGCTCATCATCGACGTCATCAATGACCTGGAGTTCCCGGGCGGGGAGAAGGTGCTGCCCTGGGCGCTGCGCATGGTGGAGCGGCTGGGGCCCCTGGCTCGAAGGCTGCGCGCGGCGGGTGTGCCGGTCATCTACGTCAACGACAACTTCAACCACTGGCGCAGCAACTTCCGGGACGTCTATCGGCACTGCACGCGCAAGGGCATCCGGGGCCGGCCGGTGGCGCGGGCGTTGAAGCCCGAGCCGAGGGACTACTTCGTCCTCAAGCCGAAGCACTCGGCGTTCTTCGCGACGTCACTGGTGCCGCTGCTGGAGCACCTGGGGACGAAGAAGCTGCTGATGGCGGGCATGGCCACCAACCTGTGCGTCTTCTTCAGCGCGCATGACGC of Myxococcus fulvus contains these proteins:
- a CDS encoding serine hydrolase domain-containing protein, with translation MNSSSPLSLGALLALLSLSPTARAAEPAAPPKPPVQAPASDAAEKLVGIWSADPVYGPEVQGELTVFREGTTWRARISGYEATGQVEKGALTLALPGGQGTFRATVAADGQVLRGHWVQPRVMVGGVRYATPVELRSLQKGVWRGTVKPWADRFTLYLVVYKKPDGAIAAYLRDPEKGFGRQFALNVSVQGSAVKLVDPRGPTTFEGTLDEDSGRLSVPIFFLGNLQFTRRERDQAVGLYPRTPAPGAYVYRPPVAEQDGWATASLSDVGMDAAPIQALMQRLLDTEVGPGPAQRVQGVLIARKGKLVLEEYFYGYDKERLHDLRSASKTLAPVLVGTAIQKGAKLSPQTPVYSMFPGHQPKGPEDARRAGLTLEHLMTMTSGFDCDDDNEETPGNENNLQNQEGDWYAYTLDLPMGRAPGETQAVYCSAGINLVGGVVRNATGTWLPEHFERTVATPLQFRHYAMNLMPDGEAYLGGGLYARPRDALKLGQLYLSGGVWNGRRVVSKQWVERSTARHSVMSPERTYGYAWWRHEVRVGERVYAEYEAGGNGGQYVMVIPELELTVMFTGGNYGQFNVWKTFREELLPRYILAAVRR
- the queD gene encoding 6-carboxytetrahydropterin synthase QueD gives rise to the protein MTEISREFTFEAAHFLPNVPPGHKCSRVHGHSYRVEVTVRGPVDPHYGWVVDFATLTEAWQAMHAQLDHRLLNDVPGLENPTSELLAAWVFGKLSFPTAKVVKIRVAETCTSQCVVYPEEG
- a CDS encoding SDR family NAD(P)-dependent oxidoreductase, with the translated sequence MTPSGTRKVLITGGGTGIGRAVAETLLRAGGRVVVTGRRADVLNEVTRTWPGQAFALPCDVSSPTEREGLLRRAAELLGGLDGFVHSAGQVVHQPPGHIGEDVLRSQLEINLIAPLRLGEQALEVLEPGGAQVFVASTLATRPIVTSAVYSAAKAGLLQVMKVLALAGAARGVRANAVLPGVVETDMVREVRLAPGEATPPPEEYARRQEAQLAGLRSLHPLGRLGHPEDVAEAVRHLLGASWMTGAELVLDGGLLLRE
- a CDS encoding dihydroneopterin aldolase encodes the protein MSIEHAFHPPTITTAAGRPLDVIEVRGLTVDCIVGIFNRERISAQPLQVDVALFLDTRSAAGGKLSHTVNYGRLAGELRFLLESCRFELLESAAEAICRYVLAPPTEDVPRAQVHAATVRVTKPHALGGLAIPSLQVHRSAEEMVYGKEEKSFGRVDIIHEGTGYGVYRLRVRPGGHIPTHVHQKMEESELVLGGGLHLQHRPVARGQAFHWPRGFPHRYDNPSSTEQTVLCVDKPGFIPSDEVETEAPPEGLTPVTGTSYYPHDELVASESSTGPRA
- a CDS encoding efflux RND transporter periplasmic adaptor subunit; translation: MAAAPVVAAEVVTRQVADSAEFTGTLAAVQSVELRPRVGGYVDSVRFAEGGLVTAGQVLFQLDSRTFEAVLDRARADLRQAEERRTLAEKRFERGEKLVAEQAISQGDFDVLTAERAESRARVESAKAAVRGAEVDLQDTRVRAPVSGRVGRALVTQGNLVSGGALLTTIVSVEPFYVYFDVDEATYLRFAGTTSGARGKDGRVNAVPVRVALTGDEGFPREARLDFLDNQVVAGTGTARARAVLPNPDGKLTAGLFARVRLETGAARPTVLIQDLAVGTDQKGRYVLVVRPDQTLEQRRVELGTTEGGLRVVRSGLAAGEKVVLKGLARPGMAVAPTLVAMADSEHAEGARP
- a CDS encoding efflux RND transporter permease subunit, with the translated sequence MKFAHFFVDRPIFAAVLSVLLLIGGGLSLLQLPLSEYPAVSPPTVVVRAAYPGADPAVIAETVAAPLEQEINGVEGMLYMSSQATSDGRVAVTITFGMGVNPDTAQVQVQNRVARAIPRLPAEVQRLGVLTEKSSPDLLMVVHLVSPDGKQDPLYLSNYAVLQVRDVLQRVPGVGSVNVLGAGEYSMRVWLDPRLLAARGLTASDVVAAIREQNVQVAAGVIGQQPDERSAFQLTVTTQGRLTEEEQFRDIVVKVGEEGQVTRLRDVARVELGASSYSVRARLDGKSAVAIGISQASGSNALDVSAGIRARMTELKEAFPQGMEYKIAYDPTLFVRASIRNVVTTLLEAVVLVVLVVLLFLQTWRASIIPLAAVPVSLVGTAAVMQMLGFSLNTLSLFGLVLSIGIVVDDAIVVVENVERHIAQGVSPKEAARRAMTEVTGPIIAITSVLSAVFVPTAFLGGLTGQFYRQFALTIAISTILSAFNSLTLSPALAGVLLRGHHGPKDGLTRFMEKAFGGWLFGPFNRFFDKASTGYVSLVRRVVRVSGLALVVYGGLLVLTWLGFAKVPAGFVPMQDKYYLVGLAQLPPASSLERTDAVVKKMSELMLAEKGVANVVAFSGISINGFVNSPNSAVVFAILDDFEKRQSPELSAGAIAGKLQGKLAGVQEGFAAIFPPPPVPGMGSTAGFKLQVEDRAGLGSQALYEATQALVQRASTDPQVMGLMSGFEINVPQLHAEVDRVKAKQQGVPLGSVFETLQIHLGSLYVNDFNRFGRTYQVNVQADAKHRMEPEDIGRLQVRNPQGGMVPLASLVEVTPSFGPDQVLRYNGYPSADINGAAAPGVSTGQAVAAMERLAAETLPAGMSFEWTDLTYQEKLAGKEGLFVFPLAILLAFLILAAQYNSWTLPLAVLLTVPLALLSAIAGVWLVGGDNNIFTQIGLVVLVGLAAKNAILIVEFARAQEDEGMGVVQAALEACRLRLRPILMTSIAFIMGVVPLAVATGAGAEMRQAMGVAVFAGMLGVTLFGLVLTPIFYIVIRKLALRGEEREAPAIPAGATGAEGH
- a CDS encoding cysteine hydrolase family protein, producing MAKSGARSGGKARATKERRSDTALLIIDVINDLEFPGGEKVLPWALRMVERLGPLARRLRAAGVPVIYVNDNFNHWRSNFRDVYRHCTRKGIRGRPVARALKPEPRDYFVLKPKHSAFFATSLVPLLEHLGTKKLLMAGMATNLCVFFSAHDAHMHEYDITVLSDCCAAESDGDHDLALDQLQRFLGVRVCRADEVKRTRRARRPAHPAKGAGRL